Proteins encoded in a region of the Oscillospiraceae bacterium MB24-C1 genome:
- the ftsZ gene encoding cell division protein FtsZ, which translates to MQMNFGMVPEHEQSTVIKVVGVGGGGGNAVNRMVLSGMKGVEFISMNTDYQALATSHATYKLNIGARLTKGKGAGGQADVGQRSAEESRDEITALLKGADMVFVTAGMGGGTGTGAAPVVAEIARGMDVLTVGVVTKPFKFEGKRRMEHAEMGITALREHVDALLIIPNERLQQISTEKITLANAFAAADEVLRQGVQSISDLICTTGIINLDFADVTSVMKGAGNAHMGMGRASGKDKARIAAEMAINSPLLETSINGAMGVIANIVASPDIALDEVYTASELISDAAHPDVNLIWGVAYDENLDDEILITVIATGFERADEFGVSNYIKDIAGYKPKENTAAKVPAAVQAAPATVAKPAAPAPDPVVEPQQPDLFAEEETPEEDPYEVIMRMFGRGKK; encoded by the coding sequence ATGCAGATGAATTTTGGAATGGTGCCCGAACATGAACAGAGCACTGTTATAAAAGTAGTCGGCGTGGGCGGCGGTGGCGGTAACGCTGTCAACAGAATGGTGCTTTCCGGCATGAAAGGCGTCGAATTCATCTCGATGAATACCGACTATCAAGCACTTGCGACCTCGCACGCAACCTATAAACTGAACATTGGCGCACGCCTTACCAAAGGAAAGGGTGCGGGTGGACAAGCCGATGTGGGTCAGCGTTCTGCTGAGGAAAGCCGAGACGAAATTACGGCGCTGCTAAAAGGTGCCGATATGGTATTTGTCACTGCCGGTATGGGAGGTGGCACCGGGACAGGCGCGGCACCAGTAGTCGCTGAAATTGCCCGGGGTATGGATGTTTTAACCGTTGGCGTAGTCACAAAGCCGTTTAAGTTTGAGGGCAAACGCCGTATGGAACATGCTGAAATGGGCATCACGGCCTTACGCGAGCATGTTGACGCGCTGCTGATTATTCCCAACGAAAGGCTTCAGCAGATTTCCACCGAAAAAATCACCCTTGCCAACGCTTTTGCGGCAGCAGACGAGGTGTTGCGGCAGGGTGTACAGAGCATATCCGATCTGATCTGTACCACCGGTATTATCAACCTTGACTTTGCTGACGTCACCAGTGTCATGAAGGGCGCAGGTAACGCGCACATGGGTATGGGTCGTGCATCTGGCAAGGACAAGGCGCGCATTGCAGCCGAGATGGCTATCAATTCTCCGCTGCTCGAAACCAGCATCAACGGAGCTATGGGCGTTATCGCCAATATTGTGGCTTCGCCCGATATTGCGCTTGACGAGGTTTACACCGCTTCCGAACTGATCAGCGACGCCGCACATCCCGACGTCAACCTTATCTGGGGTGTTGCCTATGATGAGAACCTCGACGACGAAATTCTTATCACCGTTATTGCAACTGGCTTTGAACGCGCTGACGAGTTTGGGGTTTCAAACTATATCAAGGATATTGCCGGCTATAAGCCGAAAGAAAATACCGCCGCTAAGGTGCCCGCCGCCGTACAGGCTGCGCCTGCCACAGTAGCTAAGCCTGCCGCGCCTGCGCCCGACCCCGTGGTTGAACCCCAGCAACCAGATCTATTTGCTGAGGAAGAGACCCCTGAGGAAGACCCTTATGAAGTCATCATGAGAATGTTCGGCAGAGGGAAAAAATAA
- a CDS encoding FtsQ-type POTRA domain-containing protein, whose protein sequence is MGRKRQDEKHAAYGRAARRRKRSKKKYTLYYLLALILMLCIGVALSLTVFFKIESIQVVGDTRYAKEELIDVAGIRLGENLFRVSQKETSEKLIAGYPYIAQVRLQRVLPNSLLLHVAEAQPKAAIETGQAYMLLDERARVLETDLPVCPEDYFRVVGFSAKGLSPGEFLSEQDQERLGVLLELQMCITANGLSKIRLADLSDIANIWLLYDGRVAIELGGQLDVDYKIRAAKSIIDVSVTDTTVGTLDVSTRPAMRLRERNIYDKHVWPFPESLIDDYERVVPKNNWLVDAPSSATPENSVDSTSSAVGTQIASGN, encoded by the coding sequence GTGGGAAGAAAAAGGCAGGACGAAAAGCATGCTGCTTACGGCCGCGCAGCCCGCAGGCGAAAGCGCAGCAAGAAAAAATATACGCTATATTATCTGCTTGCGCTGATCCTGATGCTCTGCATAGGGGTGGCGCTTTCGCTCACTGTATTTTTTAAAATTGAAAGTATTCAGGTTGTAGGCGATACGCGCTACGCCAAAGAAGAGTTAATTGATGTCGCCGGCATCAGGCTGGGGGAAAATCTTTTTCGCGTCAGCCAAAAGGAAACCTCAGAAAAGCTGATTGCCGGCTACCCCTACATAGCCCAGGTGCGGTTGCAACGGGTATTACCTAATTCGTTACTGCTGCATGTGGCCGAAGCACAGCCCAAGGCCGCAATAGAAACCGGACAAGCCTATATGTTGCTTGACGAGCGTGCAAGGGTGCTTGAGACCGATTTGCCCGTCTGCCCAGAAGACTATTTTCGGGTTGTCGGGTTCTCTGCCAAAGGGCTTTCTCCGGGAGAGTTTCTTTCTGAGCAAGATCAAGAACGGCTTGGTGTGCTGCTGGAACTTCAGATGTGTATCACGGCAAACGGGCTTTCAAAAATCAGGCTGGCCGATCTTTCAGACATAGCGAACATCTGGCTGCTTTATGATGGTAGAGTAGCTATAGAACTGGGTGGACAGCTAGACGTAGATTATAAAATTCGCGCTGCAAAGAGTATTATAGATGTTTCTGTGACCGACACCACCGTCGGAACGCTCGATGTTTCGACACGTCCGGCTATGCGTTTGCGGGAACGCAATATCTATGATAAGCATGTTTGGCCCTTCCCGGAATCGTTGATCGACGATTATGAACGGGTGGTGCCCAAAAACAACTGGTTGGTCGATGCGCCAAGCAGCGCTACACCAGAAAACAGCGTGGACAGCACATCGTCAGCTGTTGGAACACAAATAGCATCCGGCAACTGA
- the murA gene encoding UDP-N-acetylglucosamine 1-carboxyvinyltransferase translates to MERLLIEGGRRLNGELDIHGAKNAVLPILAGTLLCKETVLHNCPCLSDVAAAESILETLGCTVLRERETLIINANNVTYCDPPEFLMREMRSSILFLGAILARCGCARVSFPGGCELGARPVDMHIEGLRKLGAIIEEDHGFFDCRVDGRLKGAKITLPFPSVGATENIVLAAVTAEGTTIIQNAAREPEIQDLADFLNACGAKILVQGDYITIDGVTSLGDGEHTVIPDRIETATYLCAVAITGGNVSLKRCCPQQLTAVLPVLEEMGCRLKLSEDVITLSAPERLLAVRPIKTMPFPGFPTDAQAPVMAALCVSKGTSMIVENIFEARYKHAGELLRMGARVEIEGRVAVVEGVPALHSATVKCTDLRGGAALVVAALAANGISTLTELRHLDRGYTDLEVGLRALGAKITRERN, encoded by the coding sequence ATGGAGAGGCTTTTAATAGAAGGCGGACGCCGCTTGAACGGGGAACTTGATATACATGGGGCGAAAAACGCGGTTTTACCCATTTTGGCGGGAACGCTGCTTTGTAAAGAGACGGTACTACACAACTGTCCGTGCCTCTCTGACGTTGCAGCTGCAGAGTCTATTCTTGAAACGCTTGGTTGTACAGTCCTCCGCGAGAGAGAAACGCTTATCATAAATGCAAATAACGTAACCTACTGCGATCCGCCGGAATTTTTGATGCGTGAGATGCGCTCCTCCATTTTGTTTTTGGGGGCTATTCTTGCGCGTTGCGGATGTGCCAGGGTCAGTTTTCCGGGCGGGTGTGAACTAGGCGCGCGTCCGGTGGATATGCACATTGAAGGCCTGAGGAAACTTGGTGCTATCATTGAAGAAGATCACGGTTTTTTTGACTGCCGTGTCGACGGTAGACTCAAGGGTGCTAAAATCACATTGCCATTTCCAAGTGTGGGTGCTACCGAGAACATCGTTCTTGCCGCCGTCACCGCCGAGGGTACGACAATAATACAAAATGCGGCTCGCGAACCTGAGATACAGGACCTTGCCGACTTTCTAAACGCGTGTGGTGCAAAAATTTTGGTGCAGGGCGATTATATAACCATTGACGGTGTCACCTCCTTGGGTGATGGTGAACACACTGTTATACCCGACCGAATTGAAACCGCCACCTATCTTTGTGCGGTGGCTATCACGGGTGGAAATGTTAGCTTAAAACGTTGCTGCCCACAGCAGCTTACCGCAGTGTTGCCGGTGCTCGAAGAGATGGGATGCCGCTTAAAGCTTTCTGAGGATGTCATCACATTGAGCGCACCCGAGCGCCTGTTGGCGGTGCGACCGATTAAAACCATGCCCTTTCCGGGTTTTCCGACCGATGCACAAGCACCTGTTATGGCGGCGTTATGTGTTTCTAAAGGAACCAGCATGATTGTAGAAAACATCTTTGAAGCGCGATATAAACATGCAGGAGAATTGCTGCGGATGGGTGCAAGGGTTGAAATAGAGGGTAGGGTTGCTGTGGTAGAAGGGGTGCCCGCACTGCACAGTGCAACGGTGAAATGCACCGATTTGCGTGGCGGGGCAGCGTTGGTTGTGGCGGCGCTGGCAGCAAACGGTATTAGTACGCTGACAGAGTTGCGGCATTTAGACCGCGGTTATACCGACCTTGAGGTGGGTCTGCGCGCCCTCGGCGCAAAGATTACAAGAGAAAGGAACTAA
- the murG gene encoding undecaprenyldiphospho-muramoylpentapeptide beta-N-acetylglucosaminyltransferase, whose translation MKILFACGGTAGHINPALSVADSLCSRHPGTEVLFAGNPGGMEAKLIPKAGYPFAPIEIAGIQRKLSGENIKRNIRALYLLARSGPRAAKIIRDFEPDIVMGTGGYVSGPVVRKAHQMGIKTITHEQNAFPGVTTKLLAPDVDRLLLAMEGAEKHLHLKNPSKLKVTGNPVREAIFSADRELSRMRLGVEDRICILSFGGSLGARRINEAIADVMQWHHNSDKIHHIHATGSYDYKDFLKMLQKKQVPFKDHPHLDVREYIDNMPTCLAAADLVICRAGAITLSELQCAGRASILIPSPNVAENHQYHNAMELVEHHAAEILEEKNLTGESLINMLKKLTEDKSRLVSLGRAAYGMAIKDANARIIKEILSLVNE comes from the coding sequence ATGAAAATATTATTTGCCTGTGGCGGTACCGCAGGACATATTAACCCCGCGCTTTCGGTTGCCGATTCGCTATGCAGTCGTCACCCCGGAACCGAGGTGCTTTTCGCCGGAAATCCCGGCGGCATGGAAGCAAAGCTTATTCCTAAAGCGGGGTACCCTTTCGCGCCTATTGAAATTGCCGGTATCCAGCGTAAGCTTTCAGGAGAAAACATTAAGCGCAACATTCGGGCGCTCTATCTTTTGGCGAGAAGCGGCCCGCGCGCAGCTAAAATCATCCGAGATTTTGAGCCGGATATCGTCATGGGGACCGGTGGTTATGTCAGCGGGCCGGTTGTGCGCAAGGCGCATCAGATGGGCATTAAGACCATCACCCACGAGCAAAACGCCTTTCCCGGCGTGACCACCAAGCTGCTGGCACCGGATGTGGACAGGCTTCTGTTGGCAATGGAAGGCGCTGAAAAACATTTGCACTTAAAAAACCCGAGTAAACTGAAAGTCACCGGAAACCCGGTGCGTGAGGCCATTTTTTCGGCCGACCGCGAACTTTCGCGAATGCGGCTGGGTGTGGAAGACAGAATCTGTATTCTCTCGTTCGGCGGAAGCCTAGGCGCCCGCAGAATTAACGAGGCGATCGCAGACGTCATGCAATGGCATCATAACAGCGATAAAATCCATCATATCCACGCCACCGGCAGCTATGACTATAAAGATTTTCTCAAGATGCTTCAAAAGAAGCAGGTTCCGTTTAAAGATCATCCGCACTTGGATGTGCGGGAGTACATCGACAACATGCCCACCTGTTTGGCTGCCGCTGATCTTGTCATCTGCCGCGCTGGGGCGATTACGCTTTCAGAGTTGCAGTGTGCGGGCAGGGCTTCCATTCTGATTCCGTCGCCGAACGTCGCTGAAAACCATCAATATCATAACGCCATGGAACTGGTCGAGCACCACGCAGCTGAAATCTTGGAAGAAAAGAATTTAACCGGCGAAAGCCTGATTAACATGCTCAAAAAGCTAACCGAAGATAAAAGTCGGTTGGTTTCGTTGGGACGGGCTGCTTATGGCATGGCGATCAAGGATGCCAATGCTCGCATTATCAAGGAGATTTTGAGCTTGGTCAACGAATAG
- the ftsW gene encoding putative lipid II flippase FtsW → MAENSSPTPKKTKVIYGPMDTTFLVIVLVLVSLGLIMMFSASYANAFYLKNNSLFYISRQLPFALMGVTVMIMASHVDYRIFKPLSLPLYGVTLILLVIALFMPPLNNARRWIFIGPFNFQPSEIAKFAIVILFASLICVNYQQMKTVRYGILPFVAALAPVAFLMLKEPHLSGTVLILLLGVVMMFIGGTDVRWFVAGAIVATVGIAAVIFNPDLLTSLAHYAGDRITVWLDPFSDPKDKGFQTVQSLYAIASGGLMGTGIGASRQKYLYLPEPYNDFIFAIVCEELGFVGAALIICLFALLVWRGFVIASRCPDRFGSLVAAGLTAQVGIQTLLNIAVVTNSVPNTGISLPFFSYGGTSLLMLLGEMGIILSISRTAAIQKV, encoded by the coding sequence ATGGCAGAAAATTCTTCGCCAACACCAAAAAAAACAAAAGTGATCTACGGGCCGATGGACACCACTTTTCTGGTTATCGTGCTTGTGCTGGTCTCGCTAGGTCTGATCATGATGTTTTCAGCTAGTTATGCCAATGCTTTTTATCTAAAAAATAATTCTCTTTTTTATATATCACGCCAGCTTCCTTTTGCGCTGATGGGCGTCACCGTCATGATTATGGCCTCTCACGTCGATTACCGCATTTTTAAGCCGCTGTCGCTACCGCTATACGGCGTTACGCTAATTCTTCTGGTCATTGCACTGTTCATGCCGCCGCTCAATAATGCGCGGCGCTGGATCTTCATTGGTCCGTTTAACTTCCAGCCTTCAGAGATTGCAAAGTTTGCCATCGTTATTCTGTTTGCATCGCTGATATGCGTTAATTATCAGCAAATGAAAACGGTTCGTTATGGCATTTTACCGTTTGTTGCGGCTCTGGCTCCGGTTGCATTTCTTATGCTTAAAGAGCCGCATCTGTCGGGCACAGTACTCATTTTGTTGCTTGGCGTTGTGATGATGTTCATCGGCGGCACCGATGTGCGCTGGTTTGTTGCGGGTGCCATTGTGGCGACGGTCGGCATTGCGGCTGTTATTTTTAATCCCGATCTGCTCACCTCGTTGGCACATTACGCGGGCGACCGCATTACCGTCTGGCTTGACCCGTTTTCAGACCCAAAGGATAAGGGCTTTCAAACGGTTCAGTCGCTTTATGCCATCGCTTCTGGCGGGCTGATGGGCACCGGCATCGGCGCTTCTCGCCAGAAATATCTTTATCTGCCCGAGCCTTATAACGATTTTATTTTTGCCATTGTCTGTGAAGAGCTTGGATTTGTGGGCGCAGCACTGATCATTTGCCTGTTTGCGCTGCTGGTGTGGCGTGGTTTTGTTATCGCTTCTCGCTGCCCCGACCGTTTCGGATCGCTCGTTGCTGCGGGTTTGACCGCTCAGGTGGGTATCCAAACGCTGCTCAATATCGCGGTGGTCACCAACTCGGTACCCAACACAGGTATCAGTCTTCCGTTTTTCTCCTATGGCGGCACTAGTTTATTGATGCTGTTGGGCGAAATGGGCATTATCCTGTCAATTTCGCGCACGGCCGCCATCCAAAAAGTTTAA
- the mraY gene encoding phospho-N-acetylmuramoyl-pentapeptide-transferase codes for MNSYLFLSAALSLGITAILGIWIIPYLRKLKYGQTILDIGPNWHKNKQGTPTMGGLMFIAGVLCAVSAAFSAAMLNHPELGQGYHRILNTRMVSGLLMALGFSLIGFADDYVKVAKKQNLGLTARQKLVVQFLVAGLYLWSLVAAGDSSTTLIIPFIGQWNLGMAYYPLCAVGIVYIVNSVNLTDGLDGLAASVTFMASIGFLMVASVLGFFQISLMAAAVAGGCIGFLIYNFYPAKVFMGDTGSMFLGGCVVAMAFGVGLPLILAFTGFIYICESMSVVLQVISFKTTGKRIFKMSPIHHHFEMSGYSEVQIVFSFSFITLCGALFAFFAAKNI; via the coding sequence GTGAACAGCTACTTGTTTTTATCGGCGGCGCTCTCTTTAGGTATCACCGCCATCTTAGGCATCTGGATCATCCCTTATTTAAGAAAGCTAAAATATGGCCAGACGATTTTAGATATCGGCCCGAACTGGCACAAGAATAAGCAGGGTACCCCCACGATGGGCGGCCTGATGTTCATCGCCGGTGTGCTATGTGCGGTTTCCGCGGCGTTTTCAGCGGCGATGCTTAACCACCCCGAACTGGGGCAGGGGTATCACCGTATACTTAATACCCGCATGGTTTCGGGCCTGCTCATGGCGCTGGGCTTTTCGCTCATTGGCTTCGCTGACGATTATGTCAAGGTTGCCAAAAAGCAGAACCTGGGGTTGACCGCGCGGCAGAAGCTGGTCGTACAGTTTTTGGTGGCGGGGCTATATCTCTGGAGCCTTGTTGCCGCAGGAGACAGCTCGACGACGCTCATCATCCCCTTTATCGGTCAATGGAACCTTGGAATGGCCTATTATCCACTTTGTGCAGTGGGCATTGTATACATTGTCAATTCGGTCAACCTGACTGACGGGCTGGATGGGCTTGCCGCCTCGGTGACATTTATGGCATCCATTGGTTTTTTGATGGTGGCATCGGTGCTGGGCTTTTTCCAGATCAGCTTAATGGCTGCAGCGGTGGCAGGCGGCTGTATCGGCTTTTTAATCTACAACTTTTATCCTGCCAAGGTGTTCATGGGCGATACCGGTTCCATGTTTTTGGGCGGATGCGTCGTGGCCATGGCCTTCGGGGTTGGGCTACCGCTGATTTTAGCTTTTACCGGCTTTATCTACATCTGTGAGTCAATGTCGGTTGTATTGCAGGTGATTAGCTTTAAAACGACCGGCAAACGCATCTTTAAAATGAGCCCGATTCATCATCATTTTGAAATGTCAGGCTACAGTGAGGTGCAGATTGTCTTTTCGTTTTCGTTTATTACGCTTTGCGGTGCATTATTTGCCTTCTTTGCGGCAAAGAATATTTAG
- the murF gene encoding UDP-N-acetylmuramoyl-tripeptide--D-alanyl-D-alanine ligase, giving the protein MQKLKLSQIAQTLGAQISYDADICEIVTDSRKAKAGTLFVAICGETLDGNQFAASALKNGAEAAVVSTLFEGVNPNKAIVVPDTKRALIKLGGLHRRLFDIPFVGVTGSVGKTTTKEFIHAVLSTKYRTHKNAGNQNNEIGVPNTLFALEETHEAAVIEMGMCGFGEIRDLTTEIKPSVGVITTIGVSHIEQLGSRENILKAKLELLEGMPDGSPLFLCGDNEYLNPVQAPRLKIFRYGITNPVCEIRASDIVQKGEATCFVINSPWGEYSAAIPVVGQHNVLDALAAFGVGCVMGIAPEQAAAALSNYLPVGMRQNVVHFKGMIVVEDCYNCSPDSLKAAALTLSSFPCSGRRIMVLSDMLELGPQDTDMHAECGAFIARQDIDLLMACGPLSEHTVIGADKAGMERCCHYDSKEQLAQELIKAVRAGDVIWFKASRGMRLEDVIQQLYGKGENA; this is encoded by the coding sequence GTGCAAAAGCTAAAGCTATCGCAGATTGCCCAAACACTAGGCGCCCAAATTTCCTATGATGCAGATATTTGCGAGATTGTGACCGATTCGCGCAAGGCGAAAGCGGGCACACTATTTGTCGCTATTTGTGGCGAAACTTTAGACGGCAACCAGTTTGCCGCTTCAGCGCTAAAAAATGGGGCTGAGGCTGCGGTGGTCAGCACGCTTTTTGAGGGCGTCAATCCGAATAAGGCTATCGTCGTCCCCGATACCAAGCGGGCGCTTATTAAACTAGGGGGGCTGCATCGTCGGTTATTTGATATCCCGTTTGTCGGTGTGACGGGCAGCGTGGGTAAAACCACCACCAAGGAATTTATCCACGCAGTTCTCAGTACAAAATATCGCACTCATAAAAACGCGGGCAACCAAAACAATGAAATTGGCGTACCCAATACGCTTTTTGCACTGGAGGAGACACATGAGGCTGCCGTTATCGAGATGGGCATGTGCGGCTTCGGGGAAATCCGTGATTTAACCACCGAAATAAAACCATCAGTTGGTGTTATTACTACCATAGGCGTTTCGCATATAGAGCAGCTTGGCAGCCGAGAGAATATTCTTAAAGCAAAGCTGGAGCTGTTGGAGGGCATGCCGGACGGATCACCGCTATTTTTGTGTGGCGACAACGAATATCTCAACCCCGTGCAGGCGCCTCGGCTTAAAATTTTCCGCTACGGTATTACCAATCCGGTGTGTGAGATCCGCGCCTCTGACATTGTTCAAAAGGGTGAGGCGACTTGCTTTGTCATCAATTCTCCCTGGGGCGAATACAGCGCTGCTATTCCGGTGGTGGGGCAGCACAATGTGCTTGATGCGCTGGCAGCTTTTGGTGTCGGTTGTGTAATGGGCATTGCACCGGAACAGGCGGCTGCTGCACTGTCAAATTATCTACCTGTGGGAATGCGACAGAATGTTGTGCATTTTAAGGGGATGATCGTGGTCGAGGATTGCTATAATTGTTCGCCCGATTCACTCAAGGCAGCAGCGCTGACACTCTCCTCCTTCCCGTGTAGCGGCAGGCGGATTATGGTGCTTTCAGATATGCTTGAACTGGGGCCACAAGATACCGACATGCATGCTGAATGCGGTGCGTTCATCGCCCGGCAGGATATCGACCTGTTAATGGCTTGCGGCCCGCTTTCTGAGCACACGGTCATTGGAGCAGATAAGGCCGGTATGGAGCGCTGTTGTCACTACGACAGCAAAGAACAACTGGCTCAAGAGCTGATAAAGGCTGTGCGCGCCGGCGATGTAATTTGGTTTAAGGCCAGCCGGGGCATGCGCCTTGAGGACGTCATCCAACAGCTTTATGGCAAAGGAGAAAACGCGTGA
- a CDS encoding UDP-N-acetylmuramoyl-L-alanyl-D-glutamate--2,6-diaminopimelate ligase translates to MRLSQLFNDVKIGASLPDIDVGHVCADTRQVAPGAVFFCLNGFMHDGHDYAKKALELGAAMVVAERDLGLGEQQILTPDTHEAYSICCANLFGNPQRKIKLVGVTGTNGKTTVTHLIRDVLEGFGYKTGLIGTIETDVGGMHFPAKYTTPEPLTFYSLLEQMVQAGCEYAVMEVSSHGLDQKRVAACRFAVGIFTNLTQDHLDYHKTMEAYYQAKKSLFTLCDKAAVNIDDVYGKQLLSEIDCESKSFSTKLDEADYTAKSISMRADGTSFAFVGSGLIARVKFPVPGEFSVSNAMAAIAACLALGLDLQKTVTLLAASRGVPGRFEVLDTKTPYTVIRDYAHSPDAIEKILQAIRAVTDKKIMILFGCAGNRDRKKRRLMTEAAARLADFVVLTSDNPRNEDPLQIIEDSKLGLLEHNVAHIIIPDRYQAIKWALDNCEAGDTLLLAGKGHEDYQVLAHGTIHFDEREIVAELLEQQTEE, encoded by the coding sequence ATGAGGCTTTCTCAATTATTCAATGATGTAAAAATCGGTGCGTCGCTGCCCGATATAGATGTTGGGCACGTCTGTGCCGATACACGCCAAGTGGCGCCAGGTGCGGTGTTTTTCTGCTTGAACGGTTTTATGCACGACGGACACGACTACGCAAAAAAAGCGTTAGAGCTGGGTGCCGCTATGGTGGTGGCCGAACGTGATTTGGGGTTGGGCGAGCAGCAGATTTTAACACCGGATACCCATGAGGCTTATTCGATTTGTTGTGCAAACTTGTTTGGTAATCCTCAGCGAAAGATTAAACTGGTGGGTGTCACTGGTACCAACGGGAAAACGACGGTGACCCACCTGATACGTGACGTGCTCGAAGGGTTTGGTTACAAAACAGGACTGATCGGTACCATTGAAACCGATGTGGGTGGGATGCATTTTCCCGCTAAATATACGACACCTGAGCCGCTGACCTTCTACTCGTTGCTAGAACAGATGGTTCAGGCCGGTTGTGAATACGCCGTAATGGAGGTTTCTTCTCACGGATTGGATCAAAAGCGCGTTGCTGCCTGCCGGTTTGCGGTGGGGATTTTCACAAACCTGACGCAGGATCATCTGGACTATCACAAGACGATGGAAGCTTATTATCAGGCGAAAAAAAGCTTGTTTACGCTGTGTGATAAAGCGGCGGTCAATATCGATGATGTCTATGGAAAGCAGTTGTTGAGCGAAATTGACTGCGAGTCTAAAAGCTTTTCTACCAAGCTTGATGAGGCGGATTATACCGCCAAAAGCATTTCGATGCGCGCCGATGGCACGTCGTTCGCCTTTGTGGGTAGCGGGTTAATTGCCCGGGTCAAATTCCCTGTGCCAGGAGAATTTTCGGTCTCAAATGCAATGGCGGCTATCGCGGCCTGCCTAGCCCTAGGGCTGGACTTACAAAAAACAGTGACGCTTCTAGCCGCTAGCCGCGGGGTTCCGGGCCGCTTTGAGGTGCTGGATACCAAGACGCCATACACTGTGATACGCGACTATGCGCATTCGCCAGACGCCATCGAAAAAATATTGCAGGCGATAAGAGCGGTGACCGATAAAAAAATTATGATTCTATTCGGCTGCGCAGGCAACCGCGACCGAAAAAAGCGTAGATTAATGACTGAAGCCGCAGCCCGGTTGGCCGATTTTGTGGTACTGACTTCAGATAACCCGAGAAACGAAGACCCGCTTCAGATTATTGAGGATTCGAAACTAGGTCTACTCGAACATAATGTGGCTCATATCATAATTCCCGACCGCTATCAGGCCATTAAATGGGCGCTTGATAACTGCGAAGCAGGGGATACGCTACTGCTGGCAGGAAAGGGCCATGAAGATTACCAAGTGTTAGCACATGGGACAATTCATTTTGACGAACGTGAAATTGTTGCCGAGCTGCTGGAACAACAAACGGAGGAATAA